CTTCGCCAGTGCGAACAGGCGCAGCTGGCGGTAAATAACGTCGGCCAGACCCTGAGCGGACACGTTTCCATCGGTCTGGCACCGGGAACGGCCGCATCGTCTATCACCATGCCGCTGCTGCAGGCCGTCCGCGCGGAGCTGCCGGAAGTGTTGGTGTACCTGCACGAAAACAGCGGTTCTGTCCTGAATGACAAACTGCTGAGCGGCCAGCTGGACATGGCGGTGCTTTACGAACGCTCGCCTGTCGCCGGGATCACCAGCCAGCCGCTGCTGAAAGAGGATCTCTACCTTGTGGGCACCCGCGACTGCCCGGGACAGAGCGTCGACCTTACCGCCGTGGCAGAGATGAACCTCTACCTGCCGCGCGACTACAGCGCCGTGCGCGTGCGCGTGGACGAGGCGTTCTCCCTGCGCCGCCTGACGGCGAAAATTATCGGCGAAATTGACTCTATCTCTACCCTTACCGCGGCCATTGCC
The sequence above is a segment of the Oceanidesulfovibrio indonesiensis genome. Coding sequences within it:
- the nac gene encoding nitrogen assimilation transcriptional regulator NAC; its protein translation is MNLRRLKYFVKIVDIGSLTQAAEVLHIAQPALSQQVATLEGEMDQQLLIRTKRGVTPTEAGKILYTHARTILRQCEQAQLAVNNVGQTLSGHVSIGLAPGTAASSITMPLLQAVRAELPEVLVYLHENSGSVLNDKLLSGQLDMAVLYERSPVAGITSQPLLKEDLYLVGTRDCPGQSVDLTAVAEMNLYLPRDYSAVRVRVDEAFSLRRLTAKIIGEIDSISTLTAAIA